Proteins from a genomic interval of Blastocatellia bacterium:
- a CDS encoding phosphatase PAP2 family protein, with protein sequence MLASIKAIIKQFHLLEKVYSIIGIAFFSVLASLAYQHKPLNIDILVTCSLQAYVNLEFFMRTISFLGDNFFVAVALVLTFTALLHFVKQSLEAKLLLLITSVGQSTNAVIKLLIARPRPASEACVQVLVNEQTLSFPSGHVMHYVCLYGFLCFVIYKKVNNLPLKIILILLPAFLVLSIGASRIYLGAHWFTDVTAGYLLSSILLIFTINFYHHIKKAG encoded by the coding sequence ATGTTAGCATCTATTAAAGCTATAATTAAGCAGTTTCACTTACTAGAAAAAGTATACTCAATAATAGGTATAGCTTTTTTTTCTGTGTTAGCTAGCCTTGCCTATCAACATAAACCACTAAATATAGATATATTAGTTACTTGTTCCTTACAAGCATATGTAAATCTAGAATTTTTTATGCGCACAATCTCCTTTTTAGGAGATAATTTTTTTGTTGCCGTTGCATTAGTACTAACGTTTACAGCCCTACTTCATTTTGTTAAACAAAGCTTAGAAGCAAAACTACTTTTACTAATTACCTCTGTAGGCCAATCAACTAATGCAGTAATTAAGTTATTAATTGCTCGTCCACGCCCAGCAAGTGAAGCTTGCGTCCAAGTTTTAGTTAATGAACAAACCTTAAGTTTTCCTTCAGGTCATGTAATGCACTATGTTTGTTTATATGGTTTTTTATGTTTTGTAATCTACAAAAAAGTCAATAACTTACCATTGAAAATAATTTTGATATTGCTACCCGCCTTTTTAGTTCTATCCATTGGTGCTTCAAGGATTTATCTTGGGGCGCATTGGTTTACAGATGTTACTGCCGGATATTTACTTTCTAGTATACTATTAATTTTTACTATTAATTTTTACCATCATATAAAAAAAGCAGGCTAA
- a CDS encoding S8 family serine peptidase yields MSGKLAEYKSYEKTRKLQQAVESQFSLIPTLQRLDADPNLQGESITIAFLDSGFYAHPDLIQPETRILKYIDITNPEDGDRQLYKAANQSWHGTQTCVSATGNGYLSDGHYRGIAAKAKLVLVKVGSKKGIEPENIAAGLRWVLENKDKYNIRIVNISLGGDEDIPYLDSEVDVAAEAVVAAGVVVVVAAGNSGCTDRPNLTPPGNSPSVITVGGYDDNNRPGGSGHKTLCDELPTMYCSNFGYTADGNLKPELIAPAIWVPAPILPTTKQAKRAVALWELFHTPRHLLNKRVRELWEVADLPEKLHSRTPPIILKHLSEKIAEDKLLTPYYQHVDGTSFAAPIVSSIVAQMLEANPKLTPDMVKQILISTAHRVPYFPLLRQGFGILDARNAVAEARKEHAEIHYKVIPSPIIEHGGLVFTYHNAQASSIHLAGDFNKWSTTKTPMKKLKPGLWRVSLPCPEPGVYRYKYLIDGKTWIDDPGNGKREPDGFKGFNSIVVISD; encoded by the coding sequence ATGAGTGGCAAACTAGCAGAATACAAAAGTTATGAAAAAACTAGAAAGTTACAACAAGCTGTTGAAAGCCAATTTAGCCTTATTCCAACTCTTCAAAGACTAGATGCAGATCCTAATTTACAAGGTGAAAGCATTACTATTGCGTTTTTAGATTCTGGTTTTTATGCTCATCCTGACTTAATTCAACCTGAAACCCGTATTCTTAAATACATAGATATAACTAATCCTGAAGATGGGGATCGCCAACTCTATAAAGCAGCTAATCAAAGTTGGCACGGAACACAAACTTGTGTATCTGCTACTGGTAATGGCTATCTTTCAGATGGTCATTACCGAGGTATTGCCGCAAAAGCTAAGTTAGTATTAGTAAAAGTTGGGTCTAAAAAAGGTATTGAGCCAGAAAATATTGCTGCTGGTCTAAGATGGGTACTAGAAAATAAAGATAAATATAATATTCGTATTGTTAATATTTCTCTTGGCGGTGATGAAGATATTCCATACCTAGACAGTGAAGTTGATGTAGCAGCAGAAGCAGTAGTTGCAGCAGGTGTTGTTGTTGTTGTTGCCGCGGGTAATTCGGGCTGTACCGATAGACCAAATCTAACTCCCCCAGGTAATTCACCTTCTGTAATTACTGTAGGTGGTTATGATGATAATAACCGTCCTGGAGGCTCTGGACATAAAACCTTATGTGATGAACTTCCAACAATGTATTGTTCAAACTTTGGCTATACGGCTGATGGTAACTTAAAACCTGAACTAATAGCCCCTGCTATTTGGGTTCCTGCACCTATTTTGCCAACAACTAAACAAGCTAAACGTGCTGTAGCTCTATGGGAGCTTTTTCATACGCCCCGACATTTGCTTAATAAACGTGTTCGGGAACTTTGGGAAGTAGCCGACCTTCCTGAAAAACTTCATAGTAGAACCCCTCCAATAATTCTTAAGCATTTGTCAGAAAAAATAGCTGAAGATAAGCTACTTACTCCTTATTATCAACACGTTGATGGAACTTCTTTTGCTGCTCCAATAGTTTCTTCAATTGTTGCTCAAATGCTAGAAGCTAATCCAAAACTTACCCCTGATATGGTAAAACAAATCCTTATATCAACTGCTCATCGTGTACCTTATTTCCCACTTCTAAGACAAGGCTTTGGAATTTTAGATGCTCGCAATGCTGTAGCAGAAGCACGTAAGGAACATGCAGAAATCCACTATAAAGTTATCCCATCCCCCATTATTGAGCATGGAGGTTTAGTTTTTACTTACCATAATGCCCAAGCTAGTTCTATACATCTAGCAGGTGATTTTAATAAATGGAGTACAACCAAAACACCAATGAAAAAATTAAAACCTGGCCTTTGGCGTGTTAGTTTGCCTTGTCCTGAGCCAGGCGTTTACCGCTATAAATACTTAATTGATGGTAAAACTTGGATTGATGACCCTGGCAATGGTAAACGTGAGCCAGACGGGTTTAAGGGCTTTAACTCTATTGTTGTAATTTCTGATTAA
- the gnd gene encoding decarboxylating 6-phosphogluconate dehydrogenase — protein MQLGFIGLGKMGANMVQRLLNDGHNIVVYDRSVEAMNSLAEKGATAVNSLAEMVEKLEHPCAIWIMVPSGGPVTNTIAELKPLLSAGDILIDGGNSNYKDTLSRGADLKESGIHYMDVGTSGGIWGLKLGYCMMIGAETEDFQRLEPIFKTLAPENGYMHVGALGAGHYSKMIHNGIEYGMMEAYGEGFEILRASGFNYDLGKLSNLWMNGSVIRSWLLELCGNAFTRDPDLEQIRGYVEDSGEGRWTIMEAIDKNVPAPALTLALMIRFRSRQQDSFSAKVIAALRNEFGGHGVKKKD, from the coding sequence ATGCAACTTGGATTTATCGGGCTTGGCAAAATGGGGGCCAATATGGTGCAACGCCTACTTAACGATGGACATAACATAGTAGTTTATGACCGCAGTGTAGAAGCAATGAATTCCCTTGCCGAAAAAGGGGCAACAGCAGTAAATTCATTAGCAGAAATGGTAGAAAAACTAGAGCATCCTTGCGCAATATGGATTATGGTGCCATCTGGTGGCCCTGTTACAAATACTATTGCAGAATTAAAACCCTTACTTAGTGCAGGAGATATATTAATTGATGGTGGAAATTCTAATTATAAAGATACACTAAGCCGTGGAGCAGACTTAAAAGAAAGTGGTATCCATTATATGGATGTTGGTACAAGTGGCGGCATTTGGGGCTTAAAATTAGGTTACTGTATGATGATAGGTGCTGAAACGGAAGATTTCCAAAGACTTGAACCAATTTTTAAAACCTTGGCACCAGAAAATGGTTATATGCACGTTGGTGCGCTTGGCGCAGGTCATTATTCTAAAATGATTCATAATGGTATTGAATATGGAATGATGGAAGCCTATGGAGAAGGTTTTGAAATTCTACGTGCTTCTGGCTTTAATTATGATTTAGGTAAATTATCTAATCTTTGGATGAATGGTAGTGTAATTCGTTCTTGGCTTTTAGAACTATGTGGTAATGCTTTTACTCGTGATCCAGATCTTGAACAAATTCGTGGTTATGTAGAAGATAGCGGAGAAGGTCGCTGGACAATTATGGAAGCAATTGATAAAAATGTCCCTGCACCTGCACTAACCTTAGCTTTGATGATTAGATTCCGTTCCCGCCAACAAGATTCATTCTCAGCCAAAGTAATTGCAGCACTACGTAATGAATTTGGTGGTCATGGTGTAAAAAAGAAAGATTAA
- a CDS encoding serine/threonine protein kinase gives MKRCSACNRKFEDANAFCPYDGQELITLLAQQDIIGRLIDNKYLIEAKIARGGTGTVYRATHVQLNVPVAVKVLHSDRNNDALAVERFRREAYAAMQVRHPNAIAVFDFGVTTDNLVYVVMELLNGMSLRQKLKQMCYVSLIDVNNVIQQICAAVAIAHKHKIIHRDLKPENVFLHTDGDEEIVKVVDFGLAKLRGFVEDADSPALTRDGLVIGTPLYMSPEQSRGRPVDKRSDIYSLGVMLYEMLTGTLPFRGKSLSEIAIKHATEKPQPIYEVRPSLPAVVNAVVMHSLEKVPKNRPNNVVEWAISLQAAVKAVTEGQFRDLFLNASDEDLEAAILLTGEMGQLPEKKPSTGDLPEGVGLSEIGSNETSPNVVSSVDADLMGQTTLPEGFTVIEEGKSIFSSPEKTYSIASDNLPVYLFAASQEATMALQAIMGQIAKQQNVDSGVLVDLEKATKSLTNILKQAKGLAAK, from the coding sequence ATGAAGCGTTGTTCAGCTTGTAATAGAAAATTTGAAGATGCTAACGCTTTTTGTCCCTATGATGGTCAAGAACTAATAACACTTCTTGCACAACAAGATATTATTGGGCGACTAATAGACAATAAATATTTAATTGAAGCTAAAATTGCTCGTGGTGGTACAGGTACGGTTTATAGAGCAACTCATGTTCAATTAAATGTTCCTGTTGCTGTAAAAGTCCTACATAGCGACCGAAATAATGATGCTTTGGCTGTTGAACGCTTTCGCCGAGAAGCTTATGCAGCAATGCAGGTGCGTCATCCTAATGCTATTGCTGTTTTTGACTTTGGTGTTACTACTGATAATCTAGTTTATGTAGTGATGGAATTACTTAATGGTATGAGTTTGCGCCAAAAGCTAAAACAGATGTGCTATGTATCATTAATAGATGTAAATAATGTAATTCAACAAATTTGTGCTGCTGTTGCTATTGCCCATAAACATAAAATCATCCATCGAGACTTAAAACCAGAAAATGTTTTTTTACATACTGATGGAGATGAAGAAATTGTTAAAGTAGTAGATTTTGGACTAGCAAAATTACGTGGTTTTGTTGAAGATGCTGATTCTCCTGCTCTTACTCGAGATGGTTTAGTTATTGGCACACCTCTTTATATGTCCCCTGAACAAAGCCGGGGCCGCCCTGTAGATAAACGCTCAGATATTTATTCTCTAGGTGTAATGCTTTATGAAATGCTTACAGGCACTTTACCCTTTAGAGGAAAATCTTTAAGTGAAATTGCCATAAAACATGCTACTGAAAAGCCTCAGCCTATATATGAAGTTCGACCTAGTTTACCTGCTGTAGTAAATGCAGTAGTAATGCACTCATTAGAAAAAGTGCCTAAAAATAGACCTAATAATGTTGTTGAATGGGCCATTTCTCTACAAGCTGCTGTAAAAGCTGTTACAGAAGGGCAATTTAGAGACCTTTTCCTTAATGCTAGTGATGAGGATTTAGAAGCAGCTATCTTACTTACTGGCGAAATGGGACAATTGCCAGAGAAAAAACCTAGTACAGGAGATTTACCAGAAGGTGTTGGATTAAGTGAAATAGGAAGTAATGAAACCTCTCCAAATGTAGTTAGTAGTGTTGATGCTGATCTTATGGGACAAACAACTCTTCCAGAAGGATTTACTGTAATTGAAGAAGGTAAATCTATTTTTAGTAGCCCAGAAAAAACTTATTCTATTGCGTCTGATAACTTGCCGGTTTATTTATTTGCCGCTTCACAAGAAGCAACTATGGCTTTACAAGCAATAATGGGACAAATAGCAAAACAACAAAACGTAGATAGCGGGGTTTTGGTAGATTTGGAAAAAGCAACTAAATCGCTTACTAATATATTAAAGCAGGCAAAAGGTTTAGCAGCTAAGTAA
- a CDS encoding prepilin-type N-terminal cleavage/methylation domain-containing protein: MKKQNLYSSSRGFTLVEILIASVLLLILIGPLFSFLRVGQANRSVTLRTTDIEQNARAAMITMGRDITNAGFNFAPQIDLGTVPVVSSLQGGTSLLTPIIPGNNLNRVRVGPSLFNNTDQITLAYVDQTFNNGLPLTGNYNLTGGNATYTLTSGTLANLFAGDLIILSRGPISAIGVVSNVNSGSPGQITFSGGDPFQINRFGMTDPLNRVSLDIENVPIQPPVLAYRFNFITFFVDADGNLIRREILPPPHTPTGGNPAVSPQEIAADLRTYNCAGTCYYDNIIATGIEDLQFTYNVTGSQIGGIVQPIDDPGALGSPGNLSMGEPFRLAEIRQVNVSLKVRAADRDTKLRDQYNPNQGYLYRFSLNGTFGVRNLFQTNYVPDPPGTNPNP; this comes from the coding sequence ATGAAAAAACAAAATTTATATTCCAGTAGCCGTGGTTTTACATTAGTAGAGATTTTAATTGCCTCCGTACTATTGTTAATTTTAATTGGCCCACTTTTTTCATTTCTTCGTGTAGGGCAAGCTAATCGTTCTGTAACATTAAGAACAACAGATATAGAACAAAATGCACGTGCTGCAATGATTACAATGGGAAGAGACATAACTAATGCAGGATTTAATTTTGCTCCACAAATTGATCTAGGAACAGTACCAGTGGTTTCTTCTTTACAAGGTGGAACTTCTCTACTTACCCCTATTATTCCCGGTAATAACTTAAATCGTGTCCGTGTTGGCCCAAGTCTTTTTAATAATACCGATCAAATTACTTTAGCTTATGTAGATCAAACATTTAACAATGGTTTACCATTAACAGGTAATTATAATTTAACCGGTGGTAATGCTACTTATACGCTTACCTCTGGTACTTTAGCAAACTTATTTGCTGGTGATCTAATTATTCTTAGCCGGGGCCCAATTTCTGCAATAGGTGTTGTTTCAAATGTTAATAGTGGTAGTCCAGGTCAAATAACTTTTTCTGGTGGCGATCCATTTCAAATTAATAGATTTGGAATGACTGACCCTTTAAATCGTGTTTCTTTAGATATTGAAAACGTTCCCATACAACCCCCTGTTTTAGCTTATCGCTTTAATTTTATAACTTTCTTTGTTGATGCTGATGGTAATTTAATTAGACGAGAAATTTTACCTCCTCCACATACTCCAACAGGAGGAAATCCTGCGGTTTCCCCTCAAGAAATTGCCGCTGACCTACGTACCTATAATTGTGCTGGTACTTGCTACTATGACAATATAATTGCTACAGGTATAGAAGATCTGCAATTTACTTACAATGTAACTGGAAGCCAAATAGGAGGTATTGTTCAACCAATAGATGACCCTGGTGCTTTAGGTTCTCCAGGAAATCTAAGTATGGGTGAACCTTTTAGACTAGCTGAAATTCGTCAAGTCAATGTTTCCTTAAAAGTACGTGCAGCAGACCGAGATACTAAACTTCGTGATCAATATAATCCAAACCAAGGTTATCTATATCGCTTTAGCTTAAATGGCACTTTTGGAGTTAGAAATCTATTCCAAACTAATTATGTTCCTGATCCACCAGGAACAAATCCAAATCCATAA
- a CDS encoding prepilin-type N-terminal cleavage/methylation domain-containing protein has translation MKTNQKGFSLIEVLIAIVIITIGLVALSGALVVGVTLPQRSRQQSIAKQLANNIMDTIITAKETAKPGFDVFSKFNSTMPMMSGGRFTGGVGAVLLPGPDGVYGTCDDGRTGAYNDNCPGLGTQVETLDIDPGPDGQYPPPFAADNRRVPLLGFTRRVDIMDIGPASKQIDVTVSYPNATGGREQVTLSTQISDFAILTLPSNN, from the coding sequence ATGAAAACTAACCAAAAAGGCTTTTCTTTAATAGAAGTTTTAATTGCAATAGTTATTATTACTATAGGTTTGGTAGCTCTCTCAGGTGCTTTAGTAGTTGGCGTAACTTTGCCTCAACGCTCTCGCCAACAATCTATTGCCAAACAATTAGCTAACAACATTATGGATACCATTATCACTGCAAAAGAAACTGCCAAACCAGGCTTTGATGTATTTTCTAAATTTAACTCTACTATGCCAATGATGAGTGGAGGACGTTTTACAGGTGGCGTTGGAGCAGTTTTACTACCTGGCCCAGATGGTGTATATGGTACTTGTGATGATGGTCGAACAGGGGCTTATAATGATAATTGCCCAGGGCTAGGAACACAAGTAGAAACACTAGATATAGACCCTGGCCCAGATGGTCAATATCCTCCTCCATTTGCTGCTGATAATAGAAGAGTCCCTCTTCTTGGTTTTACTCGAAGAGTAGATATTATGGATATTGGCCCTGCTTCTAAGCAAATTGATGTAACGGTTAGTTACCCTAATGCTACAGGTGGACGTGAACAAGTCACTTTAAGCACTCAAATTAGTGATTTTGCTATACTTACTCTACCTTCAAATAACTAA
- a CDS encoding prepilin-type N-terminal cleavage/methylation domain-containing protein, whose product MKRYKGFSLIELLVVFIILAILTTVTVLTLNPTRRMVKTEDGAAAVFNIMRQARIQSITRRQFYGVVVNTANTDQTLTLNNSNINLTFLTQSVSLVDMGELAPGDEVIILTKQLPPDVIVNASYFPIPNMDFPAPERNFTKYDFATGPFVTYFDPAGRAVTLADGTGTQTYSTFYFSSFDIDLTQGPTLLRAVTLYGATGGVKLWRYLPTGAPNKWSTKIDINS is encoded by the coding sequence ATGAAAAGATATAAAGGATTTAGCTTAATAGAACTCTTAGTTGTATTTATTATTTTGGCTATTTTAACTACCGTAACAGTACTAACACTTAATCCTACAAGACGAATGGTAAAAACAGAAGATGGGGCAGCAGCAGTTTTTAATATAATGCGTCAAGCTCGTATCCAATCTATTACACGTCGTCAATTTTATGGTGTAGTTGTTAATACTGCAAATACAGATCAAACCCTAACCTTAAACAATTCAAATATTAATCTAACATTTTTAACCCAAAGTGTTTCTTTAGTTGATATGGGAGAACTTGCACCAGGTGATGAAGTAATTATTCTAACCAAACAACTTCCTCCAGATGTAATTGTTAATGCTAGCTACTTTCCAATACCAAATATGGATTTTCCTGCTCCAGAACGTAACTTTACCAAATATGATTTTGCTACAGGCCCATTTGTCACCTATTTTGACCCAGCCGGTCGTGCAGTAACCTTGGCCGATGGAACAGGAACTCAAACTTATTCAACATTTTATTTTTCTTCATTTGACATTGACCTAACTCAAGGCCCTACCTTACTTAGAGCAGTAACTTTGTATGGTGCTACTGGTGGTGTAAAGCTTTGGCGTTATCTTCCTACTGGCGCACCTAATAAATGGTCAACAAAAATTGATATAAATAGTTAG
- a CDS encoding PilT/PilU family type 4a pilus ATPase, producing MNRKKFDSLLQLAIEDGVSDIILAVGEPPMFRYSGTLIDVRSDALEARDTELIARLLLQHHFEDLNSFTAADVAYELEDIGRFRASVFKQRNLFRIVLRVIPVEVRTFIDLNLPVEIASLADLPRGLILVTGATGQGKSTTISAILEQINRTRKTHIITVEDPIEFTYQKSRSLITQREIGEDVNDYQTALRQALRQSPDVIMIGEIRDGQTFEAVLTAAETGHLVISAIHTTDAQKTFGRILGFYPEQERQSVKDRLANTLAAIISLRLLPSITGGERVPAIEILRMNSTLAECLRSPDRLSEITSYMEKGRDYYGMRTFDQHIVELYQAGLIDLTTAKTAASRPTEIERILTLNGTT from the coding sequence ATGAACCGAAAAAAGTTCGATAGTCTTTTACAACTAGCCATTGAAGATGGTGTTTCCGATATTATTTTGGCTGTTGGCGAACCACCAATGTTTCGCTATAGCGGAACTTTAATAGATGTAAGGTCTGATGCTTTAGAAGCCCGTGATACAGAGCTAATTGCAAGACTACTACTGCAACACCATTTTGAAGACTTAAATTCTTTTACTGCCGCTGATGTTGCTTATGAATTAGAAGATATCGGTCGTTTTCGTGCTAGTGTTTTTAAGCAACGTAACTTATTTCGCATTGTATTAAGAGTAATTCCTGTAGAAGTACGAACATTTATTGACTTAAATCTACCTGTAGAAATTGCTTCTCTTGCAGACCTACCTCGTGGGTTAATTTTAGTTACGGGTGCTACTGGACAAGGTAAATCTACTACTATCTCTGCAATCCTAGAACAAATTAATCGTACTCGTAAAACACATATTATTACAGTAGAAGACCCAATAGAATTTACTTATCAAAAATCTCGTTCCTTAATTACTCAAAGAGAAATAGGAGAAGACGTTAACGACTATCAAACAGCACTTCGTCAAGCACTTCGTCAAAGTCCTGATGTAATTATGATTGGAGAGATAAGAGACGGCCAAACCTTTGAAGCTGTCTTAACTGCGGCTGAAACAGGACATTTAGTAATTAGTGCTATTCACACAACAGATGCTCAAAAAACCTTTGGTCGTATCTTAGGCTTTTATCCAGAACAGGAGCGACAATCTGTTAAAGATCGCCTTGCTAATACTTTAGCTGCAATTATTAGTTTGCGTTTACTGCCTTCTATAACAGGTGGTGAACGGGTGCCAGCAATAGAAATTTTACGTATGAATAGCACACTTGCCGAATGCTTACGTAGCCCAGATAGGCTTTCAGAAATAACTAGCTATATGGAAAAAGGACGGGACTATTACGGTATGCGAACATTTGACCAGCATATTGTAGAACTTTATCAAGCAGGCTTAATTGATTTAACAACAGCTAAAACTGCGGCTAGCCGTCCAACAGAAATTGAGCGAATATTAACACTAAACGGTACTACTTAA
- a CDS encoding acyl-CoA carboxylase subunit beta gives MTDKLKLLNERREESLLAGGQERIDKQHQAGKKTARERIEYLLDKGTFEEFDQFKKHRCENFGLNNQQYPGDGVVAGYGQVDGRQVFVFAQDFTVFGGSLSETNAEKICKVMDMAMKVGAPVIGLNDSGGARIQEGVVSLAGYADIFLRNTLASGVVPQISAIMGPCAGGAVYSPALTDFNVMVKNSSYMFITGPDVIKAVTHEDVTKEDLGGALTHNSRSGVAHFAAEDEEDCLNTIRELLSFMPSNNMTDTPRRATTDPVDRADKELNSIVPDNPNLPYDIRKVISKIADDEYFFEVAEHFAKNIVIGFARLGGYSVGIVANQPAILAGVLDIDASVKAARFVRFCDCFNIPLITFEDVPGFLPGIQQEYSGIIRHGAKLLYAFAEATVPKLTVITRKAYGGAYCVMASKHIRADLNFAWPSAEIAVMGAEGAVNILYRQQINQASDVATARTEKIKEYQDKFASPYIAAEYGYIDEVIEPALTRQKLIRGLKLLENKRDTNPPKKHGNIPL, from the coding sequence ATGACTGACAAGCTCAAGTTGTTAAACGAACGTAGAGAAGAATCACTGCTGGCTGGAGGTCAAGAACGAATTGACAAACAACACCAGGCCGGAAAAAAGACTGCACGAGAAAGAATAGAATATCTTTTAGATAAAGGTACTTTTGAAGAATTTGACCAATTCAAAAAGCATCGTTGTGAAAACTTTGGCTTAAATAACCAACAATATCCTGGTGATGGTGTGGTAGCAGGTTATGGTCAAGTAGATGGACGACAAGTTTTTGTTTTTGCCCAAGATTTTACAGTTTTTGGTGGATCACTTTCTGAAACTAATGCTGAAAAAATTTGCAAAGTAATGGATATGGCTATGAAAGTGGGCGCACCTGTTATTGGACTTAATGATTCTGGTGGCGCACGTATCCAAGAAGGAGTAGTTTCTTTAGCTGGTTATGCTGACATTTTTTTACGTAATACTTTAGCTTCGGGAGTAGTTCCTCAAATTTCTGCAATCATGGGGCCTTGTGCTGGTGGTGCTGTTTATAGTCCGGCACTAACAGATTTTAATGTAATGGTAAAAAATTCTAGTTATATGTTTATTACTGGCCCAGATGTAATTAAGGCAGTTACTCACGAAGATGTTACTAAAGAGGATTTAGGCGGGGCATTAACTCATAATAGTCGTAGTGGTGTAGCTCATTTTGCTGCTGAGGATGAAGAAGATTGTCTTAACACTATTAGAGAGCTACTTTCTTTTATGCCTTCTAATAATATGACTGACACTCCTCGACGTGCTACTACAGATCCGGTAGATCGTGCAGATAAAGAGCTTAACTCTATAGTTCCTGACAATCCAAACCTACCTTATGATATTCGTAAAGTTATCAGTAAAATTGCTGATGACGAATATTTTTTTGAAGTTGCAGAACATTTTGCAAAAAATATTGTTATTGGTTTTGCTCGTTTAGGGGGCTACTCAGTAGGAATAGTTGCTAATCAACCTGCTATATTAGCAGGCGTTTTAGACATAGATGCTTCGGTAAAAGCTGCAAGATTTGTCCGGTTTTGTGATTGTTTTAATATTCCATTAATTACTTTTGAAGATGTACCAGGGTTTTTACCTGGCATTCAGCAAGAATATAGCGGCATTATTCGACATGGTGCAAAGCTACTTTATGCTTTTGCTGAAGCTACAGTACCAAAATTAACTGTAATAACACGTAAAGCTTATGGAGGAGCTTATTGTGTTATGGCATCTAAGCATATTCGAGCAGACTTAAATTTTGCTTGGCCTAGTGCTGAAATTGCAGTAATGGGAGCAGAGGGAGCAGTAAATATTTTATATCGTCAGCAAATTAATCAAGCTTCAGATGTAGCAACAGCTAGGACAGAAAAAATTAAGGAATATCAAGATAAATTTGCTTCACCGTATATTGCGGCTGAGTATGGATATATTGACGAAGTGATAGAGCCAGCACTTACTCGGCAAAAATTAATCCGTGGCTTAAAGTTACTAGAAAATAAACGAGATACTAACCCACCCAAAAAGCATGGCAATATCCCTTTGTAA